A window from Carassius auratus strain Wakin chromosome 48, ASM336829v1, whole genome shotgun sequence encodes these proteins:
- the LOC113065476 gene encoding transcription factor Sp5-like produces MAALTLSRADNFLHNFLQDRTPSSSPESGPNTLSFLATTCSQAWQEGSQLPYEGPVGSASSMFQLWSNDVAPNSSLSTHQMAFTMPKMQFPGHMQPTLGSHSHHHHHHHHHHHELPLTPPAEPPSAYSFDLSPVKMLSSQAQGNASYYTQHNAVGQNFPSFLQNASGRSHLTGAHVEDAQQWWSLPQSNSASSGHPFSLGRQLVLGHQPQIAALLQGTSKGLLSSTRRCRRCKCPNCQSAGNGGGALEFGKKRLHICHIPDCGKVYKKTSHLKAHLRWHAGERPFICNWLFCGKSFTRSDELQRHLRTHTGEKRFGCQQCGKRFMRSDHLSKHVKTHQSRKSRSSQPSHNGTDALLSNIKRE; encoded by the exons ATGGCTGCGTTAACCTTATCCAGAGCGGACAATTTCCTGCACAATTTCTTACAG GATCGTACTCCCAGCTCCTCTCCAGAAAGTGGTCCTAACACCCTTTCCTTTTTGGCCACCACATGCAGTCAGGCTTGGCAGGAGGGGTCCCAGCTCCCTTACGAGGGGCCGGTGGGCTCTGCTTCCAGCATGTTTCAGCTCTGGAGCAACGACGTAGCCCCAAACTCCAGCTTGAGCACTCACCAGATGGCCTTCACCATGCCCAAAATGCAGTTTCCTGGCCACATGCAACCCACCCTGGGCTCGCACtcccatcatcaccatcatcaccaccatcaccaccatGAGCTCCCCCTCACCCCTCCAGCCGAGCCTCCGTCTGCTTACTCGTTCGATCTGTCGCCAGTAAAGATGCTCTCCTCTCAGGCGCAGGGGAATGCATCATACTACACACAGCACAATGCCGTAGGTCAGAACTTTCCTAGCTTCCTTCAAAACGCTTCAGGAAGATCTCACCTAACAGGAGCTCATGTTGAGGACGCCCAGCAGTGGTGGAGTCTCCCTCAGAGTAACAGCGCATCTTCCGGGCATCCATTCTCTCTGGGACGCCAACTGGTTTTGGGCCACCAGCCTCAAATTGCTGCTCTTCTGCAAGGAACCTCAAAAGGTCTGTTGAGCTCAACCCGTCGCTGTCGCAGGTGCAAATGCCCCAACTGTCAGTCCGCGGGAAACGGAGGTGGTGCTCTGGAGTTCGGGAAGAAAAGACTACACATTTGTCACATTCCAGATTGTGGCAAGGTCTACAAAAAAACCTCTCACCTGAAAGCACATCTGCGCTGGCATGCCGGCGAGCGGCCCTTCATCTGCAACTGGCTCTTCTGTGGAAAGAGCTTCACACGTTCAGATGAGCTACAGAGGCATCTCCGCACACACACCGGGGAGAAGCGTTTCGGCTGTCAGCAGTGTGGGAAAAGGTTTATGCGGAGCGATCACCTCTCCAAGCATGTGAAGACTCACCAGAGCAGGAAGAGTCGGTCCAGTCAGCCTTCTCACAATGGGACCGATGCACTGCTAAGCAACATTAAGAGAGAGTAA